A region of Allocoleopsis franciscana PCC 7113 DNA encodes the following proteins:
- a CDS encoding acyl-CoA desaturase — translation MTIATSNPEKAEISSPLRPDWVTIIFMAVLHIGALFALLPSNFSWKAIGLAILLHWVTGGLGITLGFHRLVTHRSFQTPKWLEYFFVFCGTLACQGGPIRWVGLHRIHHLHSDTQPDPHDSNRGFWWSHMGWMLYNIPSDVEIPRYTKDISDDPVYQFLQNYFVPIQIVLGLIFYGLGGWPFVVWGIFARIVIVFHCTWLVNSATHMFGYQTYDANDHSRNCWWVALLTYGEGWHNNHHAYQYSARHGMKWWEIDLTWMTIQFLQLLGLAQKVKLVGKE, via the coding sequence ATGACGATCGCTACCTCAAATCCAGAAAAAGCGGAGATTTCCTCCCCCTTACGCCCCGATTGGGTCACCATCATTTTCATGGCGGTGTTACACATCGGTGCTCTCTTTGCCTTACTTCCTAGCAATTTTAGCTGGAAAGCTATCGGCTTAGCTATCTTGCTCCACTGGGTCACTGGTGGTTTAGGAATTACCCTAGGATTTCATCGCTTAGTCACTCATCGAAGTTTTCAGACTCCTAAATGGCTGGAATACTTCTTCGTTTTTTGCGGTACCTTAGCTTGTCAGGGAGGGCCAATCCGGTGGGTTGGTTTGCATCGCATCCATCATTTACATTCTGATACTCAACCCGATCCCCATGATTCCAATCGGGGATTTTGGTGGAGCCACATGGGTTGGATGCTCTATAATATCCCATCGGATGTAGAGATTCCTCGCTACACAAAAGACATTTCAGATGACCCTGTTTATCAGTTTCTTCAAAATTATTTTGTCCCCATTCAAATCGTTCTGGGCTTGATTTTCTATGGTTTAGGAGGCTGGCCTTTTGTCGTTTGGGGCATTTTTGCCCGGATCGTTATTGTGTTTCACTGCACTTGGTTGGTCAACAGTGCAACGCACATGTTTGGTTATCAAACTTATGACGCGAATGACCACTCAAGAAATTGCTGGTGGGTGGCTTTACTGACTTATGGTGAAGGCTGGCATAACAACCATCACGCCTATCAGTATTCGGCTCGGCACGGTATGAAATGGTGGGAAATTGACCTAACCTGGATGACGATTCAGTTTCTCCAACTGTTAGGTTTGGCACAGAAGGTAAAACTGGTTGGCAAAGAATAG
- a CDS encoding methionine gamma-lyase family protein — protein sequence MNSDKQLQEAEKALVPIFYGIDSAVKQNLKKVLDSFRRHRVGVHHFAGVSGYGHDDLGRETLDQVFAEVMGAEAAAVRVQLVSGTHAIACCLFGVLRPGDEMLAVVGAPYDTLEEVIGLRGQNQGSLREFGIGYRELPLTPSGTVDWHNLGQAVGDNTRLVLIQRSCGYSWRSSLSIADIEKIVQVVKQQNPDTICFVDNCYGEFIENREPPAVGADLIAGSLIKNPGGTIVTAGGYIAGRADLVEAAACRLTAPGIGSSGGATFEQNRLLFQGLFLAPQMVGEAMKGNHLTAYVFHQLGYPVNPLPMAPRRDVIQAIQLGSPEKLIAFCGAIQQHSPIGSYLSPVPAEMPGYESQLVMAGGTFIDGSTSEFSADGPLRKPYIAFCQGGTHWTHVAIALEAAIEAVGPA from the coding sequence ATGAACAGCGATAAGCAACTGCAAGAAGCAGAAAAGGCACTAGTTCCGATTTTTTACGGAATTGACTCTGCCGTCAAGCAAAATCTCAAAAAAGTCCTGGATTCCTTTCGCCGTCACCGGGTAGGAGTTCATCACTTTGCCGGAGTCAGTGGTTACGGGCATGATGATTTGGGTCGCGAAACCTTGGATCAGGTGTTTGCGGAGGTGATGGGGGCTGAGGCGGCGGCGGTGCGGGTGCAGTTGGTTTCGGGTACCCATGCGATCGCCTGTTGCCTTTTTGGTGTCCTGCGTCCTGGTGACGAGATGCTGGCGGTGGTAGGTGCGCCTTACGACACTTTAGAAGAGGTGATTGGTTTACGAGGTCAAAATCAAGGCTCTCTACGGGAGTTTGGTATTGGTTACCGTGAGTTACCTCTCACCCCTTCCGGAACCGTAGATTGGCACAATTTAGGTCAGGCGGTGGGCGACAACACACGCCTCGTCTTAATTCAGCGTTCTTGTGGTTATTCCTGGCGATCGAGTCTTTCCATTGCCGACATTGAAAAAATCGTCCAGGTGGTTAAACAACAAAACCCGGACACGATTTGCTTCGTGGATAACTGTTATGGGGAATTTATTGAAAACCGGGAACCTCCAGCCGTTGGGGCGGACCTCATTGCCGGTTCCCTGATTAAAAATCCCGGTGGCACTATTGTCACAGCGGGTGGATACATTGCCGGAAGGGCTGATTTAGTTGAGGCTGCCGCTTGTCGCTTGACAGCCCCTGGAATTGGCAGTTCGGGGGGCGCAACCTTCGAGCAAAATCGGCTGCTGTTTCAAGGGTTGTTCTTAGCCCCCCAAATGGTGGGAGAAGCCATGAAGGGAAATCACTTAACGGCTTATGTCTTCCACCAACTGGGCTATCCGGTCAATCCGCTGCCCATGGCACCCAGGCGGGATGTGATTCAAGCCATCCAACTCGGTTCACCAGAGAAGCTGATTGCCTTTTGTGGAGCGATTCAACAGCACTCACCCATCGGTTCCTACCTCAGCCCCGTGCCAGCAGAGATGCCCGGTTACGAGAGTCAGTTGGTCATGGCAGGAGGTACGTTTATTGATGGCAGCACTTCCGAATTTTCCGCCGATGGCCCCCTGCGAAAGCCCTATATTGCCTTTTGTCAAGGGGGAACCCATTGGACTCATGTCGCGATCGCGCTAGAAGCGGCTATCGAAGCCGTTGGACCAGCTTAA
- a CDS encoding response regulator transcription factor, whose translation MRILLVEDDAGFAEALAEALSDQWYVVDVASDGEAGWMQAQAMDYDLMLLDVMLPKLDGISLCQRLRAKGYSNPILMITARDTSYDKVSGLDAGADDYVVKPIDLPELLARVRALLRRGMSSTSPVLEWGGLKLDPSTYDVSYDDKPLRLTPKEYALLELFLRSGRRVLSRSLLIEHIWSLESPPTEDTVKAHVKSLRNKLKTVGAPHDLIETVHGLGYRLKQNS comes from the coding sequence ATGAGAATTTTGCTCGTTGAAGATGATGCGGGCTTTGCTGAAGCGCTAGCAGAAGCCCTGAGTGATCAATGGTATGTCGTGGATGTTGCGAGTGATGGGGAAGCCGGTTGGATGCAAGCCCAAGCGATGGACTATGACTTGATGTTGCTCGATGTAATGCTTCCTAAACTAGATGGGATCAGCCTTTGCCAGAGATTACGGGCTAAAGGCTACAGCAATCCAATTCTGATGATTACAGCTCGCGATACGAGCTACGACAAAGTGAGCGGCTTGGATGCTGGAGCCGATGACTATGTGGTTAAACCCATTGATCTCCCCGAATTGTTAGCTCGTGTTCGGGCGTTGTTGCGTCGAGGTATGAGTTCAACGTCACCGGTGTTGGAGTGGGGGGGCTTAAAGCTTGATCCGAGTACTTATGACGTGTCTTACGATGACAAACCCTTGCGTCTGACGCCTAAAGAGTATGCGCTCTTGGAGCTTTTCTTGCGGAGTGGGCGGCGGGTACTCAGCCGCAGTCTCCTGATCGAACATATTTGGTCATTAGAGAGTCCCCCAACTGAAGATACGGTCAAAGCACATGTTAAGAGTTTACGCAATAAACTCAAAACAGTAGGCGCGCCTCATGATTTAATTGAGACGGTTCATGGCCTCGGCTACCGCCTCAAACAGAATTCTTAA
- a CDS encoding PAS domain-containing sensor histidine kinase: MKTVITKRTISTWFGLALCLLSGVTILSYWSLMSQPWMGNGFNPMWLVAIANSCSLVVLGWLYDRLGLGFTPSPYLEDIPCPSTQPEHDHKSLAEPLDSALQPGHQQSTQSQSMEETLKSSEQRFRVALQNSPTFVFSQDSELRYTWIYNPNRETQVQKVIGQSDAEIMAPEDAKRLTAIKQRVLTTGVGTREEVFVTVNGEIRYYDLTVEPLLKSTGDIVGITCAGTDITGIRIREQQLRAIFEQSLDAITITDNQGIYLEANPAACKLFGLPLSELLGRRIVDFMEPGFDFKSAWRSFRKQRQLTGTIRLLRLDGTVRNVDYSAKADFLPGRHLSILRDITEREQVEIALRESQQQVELALLEERNFISAILETVNALIAVLDAQGRFVRFNRACEQMTDYSLEEVKGKYIWDLFLIPEEVEPVQSMIQELQLGQFPNESEHYWVARDGSRHLISWFNTVILDTDGSIKHIISIGIDITDRKRAEDMRRALEREQALSELRLRFFSMASHEFRTPLSTILLTAQILESSAQGWSQEKRTRNLQRIVSAAKEMRQMLDDILTINRAETGRIEFAPIPIELNDFCQQMLQEMRAYATPLHTLAFFNQSEAKWAFMDKKILRYILSNLLSNAIKYSPKGGEINFKILQNQEFILFQIYDQGIGIPLSDQPHLFEAFHRGANVESIPGSGLGLTVVKKCVELHDGRIMFTSEVGAGTTFTVMIPIQIANES; this comes from the coding sequence ATGAAAACAGTGATTACAAAAAGAACTATTAGTACCTGGTTTGGGTTGGCACTGTGCCTGCTCAGTGGAGTGACTATTTTGTCCTATTGGAGCCTGATGAGCCAACCTTGGATGGGGAATGGGTTCAATCCAATGTGGCTCGTCGCGATCGCTAACAGTTGTAGTCTGGTCGTACTCGGTTGGCTGTACGATCGGCTGGGGCTTGGGTTCACTCCTTCGCCATATTTGGAAGACATCCCGTGCCCAAGTACACAACCCGAACACGATCACAAAAGCCTTGCAGAACCCTTAGATTCAGCCTTACAACCAGGGCATCAGCAGAGTACTCAATCGCAAAGCATGGAAGAGACACTCAAAAGTAGTGAGCAACGCTTTCGGGTGGCACTGCAAAATTCGCCAACCTTTGTGTTCTCTCAAGACAGCGAGTTACGTTACACCTGGATATACAATCCGAATCGTGAGACTCAAGTCCAGAAAGTGATCGGTCAATCAGACGCTGAGATTATGGCTCCTGAAGACGCCAAACGGCTGACAGCCATCAAGCAGCGAGTGCTGACAACAGGAGTAGGAACGCGAGAAGAGGTATTTGTGACAGTCAATGGAGAAATTCGCTATTACGACCTGACTGTAGAACCGTTACTTAAATCAACCGGAGACATTGTAGGCATCACCTGCGCAGGTACGGATATCACGGGCATTCGGATTCGGGAACAGCAGTTACGAGCGATCTTCGAGCAGTCGCTGGATGCTATCACGATCACAGATAATCAGGGAATCTATTTAGAAGCAAATCCTGCTGCCTGCAAATTGTTCGGTCTGCCATTGAGTGAGCTTTTGGGCAGGCGGATTGTAGACTTTATGGAACCGGGCTTTGATTTTAAATCGGCGTGGCGATCCTTCCGCAAACAGAGGCAGCTAACGGGGACAATTCGCCTTTTACGTTTGGACGGAACTGTGCGAAACGTGGATTATTCTGCGAAAGCTGACTTTTTACCAGGCAGACATTTGTCCATTCTGCGCGACATCACAGAACGTGAGCAAGTTGAGATAGCTTTGCGCGAAAGTCAGCAACAAGTTGAACTGGCTTTACTGGAAGAACGTAACTTTATTTCCGCCATTTTAGAAACGGTCAATGCTTTAATTGCAGTTCTCGATGCTCAGGGAAGATTTGTCCGTTTCAATCGCGCTTGTGAGCAAATGACCGACTACTCGTTGGAGGAAGTTAAAGGGAAATATATTTGGGATTTGTTTTTAATTCCAGAGGAGGTGGAGCCAGTCCAATCGATGATTCAGGAACTCCAATTGGGTCAATTCCCTAATGAGTCTGAACATTACTGGGTCGCACGAGATGGCAGTCGCCACCTGATTTCTTGGTTTAATACCGTGATTCTCGATACTGATGGATCGATTAAACATATCATCAGTATTGGGATTGATATCACGGATCGAAAACGAGCCGAAGATATGCGTCGGGCATTAGAACGAGAACAAGCGCTGAGTGAACTCCGACTTCGTTTCTTTTCCATGGCATCCCATGAGTTTCGTACCCCTTTGAGTACTATCTTACTAACGGCTCAAATTCTGGAATCGTCTGCACAGGGATGGTCTCAGGAGAAACGAACCCGAAATCTCCAGCGGATTGTATCGGCAGCTAAAGAAATGAGGCAAATGCTGGATGATATTTTAACCATTAATCGAGCTGAAACTGGAAGGATAGAATTTGCCCCCATCCCCATTGAACTCAATGATTTTTGTCAGCAGATGCTCCAAGAAATGCGGGCTTATGCCACTCCTTTGCATACCTTAGCTTTTTTTAATCAAAGCGAAGCAAAATGGGCTTTTATGGATAAAAAGATATTACGTTATATTCTATCCAATTTGCTTTCAAATGCCATTAAATATTCGCCTAAAGGGGGTGAAATTAATTTCAAAATTCTGCAAAATCAAGAATTTATTCTATTCCAAATTTATGACCAGGGAATTGGCATCCCGTTATCCGATCAACCCCATTTGTTTGAAGCTTTTCATCGGGGAGCGAATGTTGAGAGTATTCCCGGTTCTGGCTTGGGGCTGACAGTGGTGAAAAAGTGTGTGGAGTTACACGACGGCAGAATCATGTTTACGAGTGAAGTAGGAGCCGGTACTACATTTACAGTGATGATTCCGATCCAGATAGCAAATGAATCGTAA
- a CDS encoding serine/threonine-protein kinase — MEGQRLGGRYQIISQLGRGGYGITFLAEDWQLPGNPRCVVKQLKPEATDAKNLKVAAQLFNSEAQVLYRLGNHPQIPKLLAHFEENQEFYLVQEFIEGHNLTQEFPKGKPLNESYVIAILRDILEILAFVHQQNVIHRDLKPDNIRRNKDGKIVLIDFGLVKQLSTQQTDSQNSVTLTVNMGTRGYMPSEQALGKSKFSSDIYALGMIAIQALTGIIPRKLSEDANGEVIWRDKVQVSTKLAEILDKMVRYDFRQRYPSATEALEALKEAGLITSSLMPNSSYNSPQSLFNKAHILCELKRYSEAIAYYEDAILIQPNFYQAWYERGKALYQLERYEDAIASYDQVIQFQTDDAEVWFERTQALYRLQSYSEVMMGLDKALQIRPDYAEAWVMRGVVLRNLQRDEEAIACYNKAIEFKPDYAVAWYNRGVLLASWQRYEEAFTAFDQVIQLQPNNAVAWYNRGAALGNLQRYEDAIVSCNQAIAFNPNYVQAWFQRGMALGELQRYEEAITAYDKVIQLQPDYGEAWFQRGFALYNLQRYEDAIASYDQAIEFNPLDAEAWGNRGGVLLKLQRYEEAIASFDKAIQIQPNFPMAIYNRAQALSQLG, encoded by the coding sequence ATGGAAGGACAAAGACTGGGTGGACGTTATCAAATCATCAGTCAGTTGGGGCGGGGCGGGTATGGTATTACATTCTTAGCTGAAGACTGGCAGCTACCCGGTAATCCTCGCTGTGTGGTTAAGCAACTCAAACCTGAAGCAACTGATGCGAAAAATCTAAAAGTAGCGGCACAGTTATTCAACTCAGAAGCACAAGTTCTCTACCGATTGGGAAATCATCCTCAAATTCCTAAACTGTTAGCTCACTTTGAGGAAAATCAAGAGTTTTATTTAGTTCAGGAATTTATCGAAGGTCATAATCTCACCCAGGAATTCCCTAAAGGGAAGCCGTTGAATGAGTCTTATGTTATTGCCATTTTAAGAGATATTCTAGAGATTTTGGCATTTGTGCATCAGCAGAATGTCATCCACCGTGACCTTAAACCCGACAATATTAGACGGAACAAAGATGGCAAAATTGTTCTGATTGATTTTGGTTTAGTTAAACAACTAAGTACTCAACAAACGGATTCTCAAAATAGCGTAACTTTGACCGTTAACATGGGCACTCGTGGCTATATGCCGAGCGAGCAAGCTCTCGGTAAGTCAAAATTCAGTAGTGATATTTATGCCTTGGGAATGATTGCCATTCAAGCCCTCACAGGAATCATTCCCCGCAAATTATCAGAAGATGCCAATGGTGAAGTTATTTGGCGTGACAAAGTACAAGTTAGTACCAAGTTAGCCGAAATTTTAGACAAGATGGTACGCTATGATTTTCGTCAGCGTTATCCGTCCGCAACAGAAGCATTGGAAGCGCTAAAAGAGGCTGGATTAATTACTTCTTCCCTAATGCCAAATTCCTCTTATAACAGTCCTCAATCATTGTTTAATAAAGCACATATTTTGTGTGAATTGAAACGGTATTCAGAGGCAATTGCTTATTATGAAGACGCTATTTTAATTCAACCTAATTTTTATCAAGCTTGGTATGAAAGAGGTAAGGCACTCTATCAATTGGAACGATACGAGGATGCGATCGCTTCTTATGATCAGGTGATTCAATTCCAAACCGACGATGCAGAGGTTTGGTTTGAACGAACTCAGGCACTCTATCGCTTGCAATCGTACTCAGAGGTCATGATGGGTTTGGATAAAGCCCTACAAATCAGGCCAGACTACGCTGAAGCTTGGGTGATGCGAGGGGTGGTACTGCGAAATTTGCAACGGGATGAAGAAGCGATCGCTTGTTACAATAAAGCGATTGAATTCAAGCCTGATTATGCTGTCGCTTGGTATAACAGAGGCGTGCTGTTAGCGAGTTGGCAACGGTACGAAGAGGCGTTTACTGCTTTTGATCAGGTGATTCAACTCCAACCCAACAATGCTGTTGCTTGGTATAACCGAGGCGCGGCGTTAGGGAATTTGCAACGATATGAAGATGCGATCGTTTCTTGTAATCAAGCCATTGCATTCAATCCAAATTACGTGCAGGCTTGGTTTCAACGGGGTATGGCGTTAGGTGAATTGCAACGGTACGAAGAGGCGATCACAGCTTATGACAAGGTGATTCAACTCCAACCCGACTACGGGGAAGCTTGGTTTCAAAGAGGTTTTGCGCTGTATAACTTGCAGCGTTACGAAGATGCGATCGCTTCTTATGATCAAGCCATTGAATTCAATCCCCTAGACGCAGAAGCTTGGGGGAATCGAGGAGGCGTATTATTGAAGTTGCAACGGTATGAAGAGGCGATCGCTTCTTTCGACAAAGCGATTCAAATTCAACCCAATTTCCCTATGGCAATATATAACCGAGCACAGGCATTGAGTCAGTTGGGATAG
- a CDS encoding BamA/TamA family outer membrane protein has product MLNRIVLLSTLALLAAGELTNQAIANPNPANSTPKPTASNYVVPVVASPASQSSAAIASPEASVTPVFSQSNSATTGKTVAVPTVSASPQPAKTSVSATPQTSAKPTNSVAQSTNRNDLAVTATDVEVKGATEELQQLVLSTIGTRAGGSTNQSQLDKDIAAILNTGYFANARVSKTVNRDGWNVVFQVEPVVVRSLQLSGNQVLTSDVANTIFQSQLGQQVSPTALRQGFEQLSQWYKDNGYVLAQVAAIQPNRSGVLAVDVAEGMVGDINFRFLDKDGKPTQGRTKEDFLKRELKLKSGEVFRVDVARQDLQQLYKLGLFDNANVSLNGDARQVDVTYDLIERSARGVNVGGGYSPSSGLFGTINYRDQNFGGVNKQLGLNAQIGAKDFQFDGNFTSPYRASNPDMPGYSVNGFRRRGISQTFDDDFQNQTNEAGNYEQPREGQIGGGISLNKPVGEWDGSLGLNYTRTSIRDRNGNIISTDSFGNPVSFSGTGVDDLLAVTAGVTRDERNNPYNPTQGSLLSLTTQQSIPVGNGNILMNRVQANYSQYTPVNILGTKDPQVLAFNVQGGTTIGDLPPYMAYNLGGINSVRGYGTGDLASGRSFVLASAEYRIPVFNPVGAVLFADFGSDLGSGSSVLGEPGVVRGKPGTGFGYGAGVRVNSPVGIIRADYAFTDKGDSRVQFGLGQRF; this is encoded by the coding sequence ATGCTAAACAGAATCGTTTTACTTTCTACATTAGCGCTCCTCGCGGCTGGGGAGTTAACCAACCAAGCGATCGCCAATCCCAACCCGGCAAATTCAACTCCGAAACCGACGGCGAGTAACTATGTGGTTCCGGTTGTGGCGTCCCCAGCATCCCAGTCATCGGCGGCAATTGCTTCACCGGAAGCGTCTGTAACACCAGTATTTTCCCAATCGAACTCAGCCACTACTGGTAAAACGGTGGCGGTTCCCACGGTATCAGCCTCTCCTCAGCCAGCGAAAACATCGGTTAGTGCCACCCCGCAGACATCGGCAAAGCCGACTAACTCCGTCGCCCAGTCCACCAATCGCAACGATCTCGCTGTCACTGCTACCGATGTTGAGGTTAAGGGGGCGACAGAAGAATTACAGCAATTGGTTTTGAGCACCATTGGCACTCGTGCTGGCGGTTCAACCAATCAAAGCCAGTTGGACAAAGATATTGCGGCAATTCTCAATACAGGTTACTTTGCCAACGCCCGTGTGAGCAAAACCGTTAACCGAGATGGGTGGAATGTCGTCTTTCAGGTAGAACCGGTTGTGGTGCGATCGCTTCAACTCTCCGGTAACCAGGTTCTCACCTCAGACGTTGCCAACACGATTTTCCAATCTCAACTCGGACAACAAGTTAGCCCCACCGCCCTACGCCAAGGCTTTGAACAGTTAAGTCAATGGTATAAAGACAACGGTTATGTCTTGGCACAAGTTGCCGCCATCCAACCCAACCGCAGCGGGGTTCTGGCGGTTGATGTGGCGGAAGGGATGGTGGGCGATATTAACTTCCGTTTCTTAGATAAAGACGGTAAGCCCACTCAGGGACGTACTAAGGAAGATTTCCTCAAGCGTGAGTTAAAACTCAAGTCCGGTGAAGTCTTCCGTGTGGATGTAGCGCGGCAGGACTTGCAGCAACTGTACAAATTAGGACTTTTTGATAACGCCAACGTCTCCCTCAACGGCGATGCTAGACAAGTCGATGTGACTTACGATCTGATCGAACGATCGGCCCGTGGCGTGAATGTGGGTGGTGGCTACAGTCCTAGCTCCGGGTTGTTCGGTACGATTAACTACAGAGATCAAAATTTTGGCGGCGTCAATAAACAGTTAGGGCTGAATGCCCAGATTGGGGCTAAAGACTTCCAGTTTGACGGCAATTTCACTAGCCCTTACCGGGCAAGCAACCCTGATATGCCGGGATATAGCGTCAATGGCTTTAGGCGTCGTGGCATATCCCAGACGTTCGATGATGATTTCCAAAATCAAACCAATGAAGCCGGGAATTATGAGCAACCCCGCGAAGGACAGATTGGCGGTGGCATCTCGTTGAATAAGCCTGTGGGAGAGTGGGATGGTTCGTTAGGTTTGAACTATACCCGCACCAGCATTCGCGATCGCAATGGCAATATTATCTCAACAGATTCCTTCGGTAATCCGGTTTCCTTCAGCGGGACTGGCGTTGATGACTTGCTAGCGGTTACGGCGGGAGTGACTAGAGATGAGCGCAACAATCCCTATAATCCTACTCAAGGTTCCCTCCTCAGCTTGACGACGCAACAGTCAATCCCGGTGGGGAATGGGAATATCTTGATGAACCGAGTTCAGGCTAATTATTCCCAATACACGCCCGTTAATATATTGGGTACGAAAGACCCGCAAGTGTTAGCTTTTAACGTCCAAGGTGGAACCACCATTGGTGATTTGCCTCCTTACATGGCCTACAACCTAGGGGGTATCAATTCCGTGCGGGGTTATGGTACAGGTGACTTAGCCAGTGGTCGTAGCTTTGTGTTGGCATCGGCGGAGTATCGCATCCCCGTTTTCAACCCAGTTGGTGCCGTCTTGTTTGCTGACTTTGGTTCTGACTTGGGTTCTGGTAGCAGTGTACTCGGTGAGCCAGGAGTTGTGCGCGGGAAGCCGGGAACAGGCTTTGGTTATGGTGCTGGTGTGCGAGTCAACTCCCCTGTAGGTATTATTCGCGCCGACTACGCCTTTACAGATAAAGGTGATAGCCGAGTTCAGTTTGGCTTGGGTCAGCGCTTCTAA